The sequence below is a genomic window from Coffea arabica cultivar ET-39 chromosome 4c, Coffea Arabica ET-39 HiFi, whole genome shotgun sequence.
GACTACTATAGAATATCCAAATATCACTTGAGCAATTaacaaacacataatcaaagagTAGACGTAAGCGAATGGACTCAATTTTAGATACGTCTAATTTTGGCTCACAAATGACAACAAATTGAGGGTGATGCATCCGTATTAATTTAATCAATCTTCTTTGATTAGGAGGTTTAGCTACCcctctaatattccaaaataaTCCATTAATCATGAGAAAGAACCTGGaatgagtttttggatgatGTATCTGATCGTAACTGTCTGTCAGATGGGAAAGGAGCCCGCACACCCTTCTTCCGCATTTGTCGAAAATCACAATGAAGCTCCTCGGATTGATCAACATTTAGAGCATGCATTGACGATTCCTGAATCTTTTCTTGTGGGACCCCTATTCGTGGAGACAAATTTCCTGCAATATTAGGTAAATTTTCCCCATGTTGTGTGGACGATACATCTTCTACGCCGTGTAATTCAACATAGAGGTGCTGCAAATCTTTTTTGGCGGCCAGCAATTCATTTCCATCGATATCATTGTTGTTGGACAGATTATGTTGTTCAATGCTTAAAGCATTAATTTCGGCCAGCTGCTCTTgttcattagtcaaagatttctCCTTAAAAGGCTGGGTCCGTTCACTTTGAAGACCAAGGTGCTCCTCCAGCTGGTTTCCCATTACTGCTTGTCCCCCATGCATTGCCGCATTCTCCATGTATCCATTTACATTAGATGATTCAGGCTGGGTTTCTTCTTCAACAACAGTAGTGTGAACACCGAAGTCTTGCTGAAAATCCCCTTCCTCATCTTGCAAAACAGATCCAGAAGCCTTGTCCGTTGTACCTGGGAAATTTTTTCTTCCATCCAGCGTAGCAGTAATACGTTTTTCATGAGAAGAAACCACAGTATCTGTTGTTTCATTCGCATTACCAGCTGAGTTATTAACAGGTTGAAGAATGATAACCTGATTTCCAGTTAACTGTGAGTCCTGCTGCATCTTCATGGGCTGTTGCCGAGACCCCACCTTATCCAAATTCTTTTTGCACTCCACATGAGAATGTCCTAGACGCGAGCAAATAGAACAATATGGAGGGATGTTTTCTGGCACAATACTTTGCCAGAAACCAGATTCCCCTTCGACAGCAATCCAAACTCTTGGCACTACAAGCTTCGCTACATCTATCTCCACACACACCCTGGCCACACTAGGACGAGTTCCAGCAGTTGTTGCCGAATCTAGGAACAAAGGTCTTCCTACTGGAGATAGAATGGAAAACAAAGAGTGTTTATCAAAATAATGAATAGGCAGAGACGGAAGAGTTACCCAAACCGGTACTAGAGATGACTCTCTTTGCACATGAAATTCCCTGGTCCATCGAAACACACGCATTGGATAGGAACCCAATTGCCAAATTCCTCTGGTCCAAATTCGGTTGAAATCTACTTCAGCGGAGCACTTAATAAGAACATGCCTATAATCCAATAATCCAATGGAAACTTGATCTTTGAGATTTAAAGAAGCAAAAAACTTTCGAGTATCTTCCAAGGAAGGTCGTCCGTGAGAAAATTTGCCAACCAAGGTCCATCTAAAAGGCACTGCAAGTCTGTCCGCATCTACTTTGGAAAAAATAACCGCAACTTCACCCTTGTAGCTTCACATTggtagctttatattgttggaaatcttgtgaaTGGGGTCTATGAAATCTCACattggcttgatgaactgatttgatgggatttggtgttatttatgttggattagtgcttaatctagtgaaaataagttgttttgtggaagatagctcaaaggaagtgaaaaggaaatttttactGTTTCTGCCCCTGCCATTGCCGTGCATTTTGATGTACTTTCttgtggtccaattgactttttttcatgtaaatgtataatataggttgtgtataAAGTTTCCTTAAAAATTTACGTGATTTGGATGAGTgaatgttgagatttcgaaaatttgcCAAAGCTGGAAACGGGTGTCCAGAGTGCTCTGGTAGTGTTTTTGTATCGGCcataactttttgctccgatgtcgaaatcaagtgccgtttgtggcactagaaactagacattttcagttttccaatggtataaaatgcatccctgattccacctgagtgggccgtaccaaccttgtaaatttgcctgttctgtttctcatcTGTTCTGAGCTgcgatttgatgctcaaatatgagctagttgtggatagaattttaaaacaattccttctaagaaattgtagctctatgaatatagtttccaacaccactgaccacactcaattctgagttgaattgagtgaaatgtagccaaatttcagaactgtcttcgtgaaagaaaactcTAATTCTAGattgatttatagctaatcttgacttgggacttgttattcgaaatccttgatgttaatcacctatcaaatatattttggatgttttttaaactttgtcttcataaatgaaccatgctCGAGAAATTCTCATTGGCCATATGTTTCAGAAAAGGAAAACTAAAGtacaagacagatttgccttgaaaattcttggaacttcaatggttttgttaactgactttccATGCGAGTTTTTGCATGAACATTTACAGAGGAATAGCACTTagatggtagtgtaatactgctaaCTTTGGTGCTATTCCAAGTTCATTTAGATGCTCAACTAAAGTACCAAGCTCAACctttaaacctggaaaaccCCTGTTTGAGGAGGAAATTTCAGtgactttgagctactatatcttggtgcatAAAATTCTAATTCTTGTTCTACTAGTTGTAttgaaaactttgattgtaactctaattgagttccaaatttcataggttagttcgcattgtgtgaattttgccgaatttccaaactttaccgaaaatcaacccaaatctgtcttggcattccaaaacagccactttgagccaaattttgaatatcttccatttggaatcatggaaaggtgtcttctaggaacttttagtactttggaagtagtttccaacattaccaaatttttcaattttagacTTTCAGAgattgagttatgattttttcaaaaatgcccCTAAATTGGATAATTCCTAgccttttgaaaaattttcgcacgaaaactattttcaaagaatccggccgtatatccggccagttcttggtcGGGTTGTGACGTGTCCCTTCTCAGTCCGGCTTCGGTCGTTCGTTTGGAAAATAATTTACCTGATTTCATACCTACGTActtccatccaatgattttgAGGATAAAAATTAGATTTGCTTGTGTTTTTGGACCCCACTTTAAAACCTTGATTTACAAGAAAATTTTAGACTCGTTTTCACGATATTTtgtagattgtacaagtgtacgaTCTTCCATGATAATTGGGATTTACAAATGATAGTTTATTATCAATTACTCAAGCAcccaagaggaccttcaagagaatcCCACGGTGAACGCCTGAACCTTTAAGTGGACActtctttgtttcttgtattggtgagtgtcaagtgtatgaatacttgatacatgcttaattgttataattgattggagattttgaaaatggaggcgagtgtgtactttacagcactcgttcttatttgaaacgaatgactcatgattgaaatgaaacgaatgaattatgaatgacttgattgaatgaaatgaaatgattgaatgcttgaatgaaatgaaatggtatgctatggctgcatacgtcgttggagtgaatctccttgacTCTCATATGTAcatgggggatgcccaaactcataggccgaccttgggactcgagccggcatgggcttggtcggaaacctcggtgagccatgagaattacatgataagtttgatctatttgagagatctcgcttggcatactcgtggagtatcgccttataaatgtcgtgcgggcccgatgcggtgtacggtggacggacatgagaagtaaACAGAGTTCTACGGATTTGAAAATATCGATCCGGTTGACGGGGAGTCAtcacgggaagatatacgaatgagatttgcaaaacaagtggaaattaactcctgagagctaccatatccttgaattgtttttgtttacaTTTCAgtgaattgttaattactcgaATGTTATTGTTTCACTTATTGATTTGGAATTGCtatttggacaacgtgcttgcatgtgtgttttttggcctcacgagcgattGTTCACCccataaatttgttttccttaataggattGGACTTGGAGTAAGACTCGAAGAAACCCAtgggatgtacttttgttttagggtttcaatgtatTTGACTAGACCTCTTGGTTGTGTATATTTTGGAACTGATGTAGCTTTTGAGAACTCGATGTAAGGACTGGATGgttgttatatattgttaagttcgATCGTTTCCGCACTTTCTTTCTTTACTTTGTGGTAATGACTAGTATTGTATTAAACTTGAATGgaaattgtaccgagtcctgacgagagctgaACAGACGTtccacggataccctttggttcgccttagggagaagtgggggtgtcacagaGACCTTATTTAAACTGATTTTCTTTCATTCATACTTTCTAATTTCTTTCACAGTATATTGGCCCTAATTTTATTAGCAATGTATTGAAAAATATTCTGACAAATTCACTTTCTAATATTACCAATAGTTTTTCTGTATACAACAATCCACTTTTTATCACTCAATCTACCTTTAtctcctaaaacaggttcaaacAAATTTCTTAGTTTTTCATTCTAGACTTTCAAATCGAATAATTATTTgtatttaattttatcataCAACCACTATTTGAGTCATCCATTTTAACCAGTTCAAGTAAGCTATCGAACTTAACTATTCTGATATCATTTTGTTGGGAAAGGGGTACCAGTGTAGGCACACAATATTAAAGTTAACTTAAGGCAAATTACTCTTTCTCGAAATCCTAATTAAAAAAAGGATAAATCAAATTACCAAGCAACAATATCAACAGTAAtaataaaatgtaaaaaaaaaaataaaagacacgGAATATCAAGATTTTTAATGCGAAAAAATCACGGGACCTGGTCCAATAAAAAAGTTTTCACTATCACTATAATGGAAATATATAGATCTACTCGAAACATCCGGATGACAACAACATCACCAATATTAATCAAGCGCAATTGTTATAAATTCATCCCCCAAAAACTATAGCTATCAAAGAAGAGGATTTGGAAAAGTGTTACcaagtgaaaagaaaatttaaaaatggaATTGGTAGATGTGTAGGATTTGATGAGAAGATTCTGTGGCTAAAATTTCGTCTCAATCGTGTTTCAAATCACCATCTAATCAAGATCttgaagtttttctctctttagcTTCTTTTCTCCCAATTCCCTCTTCTCTCTCTTCGAATCTCTCTGAGAAGGAAAAATGGCGACTAAAGTTTTTTATTCTCGTTTCTTAGTCGATGATTCATTGAGTCATAAGACTTGAGTTCTCTACTTTTTTTGTCAATCGTCACTTTTTATTTATAGTATCCTACACTATCTTAATCTAAGGGGGAGATTCAACTGGGTCTAGAGGGGTCAATagggactgaaccaccaccggacCAGATGGGTGCGTAGTGCACCCGTCTAAATTTTTTAAGAAGCCACTTAATCTTGTCTCCCAGCCCACCAAGCCTTAAATGGTTTAGTGGTGGCTACCAGCCCAAAGGTTGGTGGTTACTTGAGTTCTCTACTTGATTTGGTCACAATTGACCAAACTAATCAATATGTGAACCTGTGTCATGATTTGTCCACCAAATGGGCTGGAGCCACAAGCCCAACACACTTTTTGTTTGGGAGAAGGTTATTGAGTAGAGAGCTTTTTGGAGACATAAATGGACTTGCCGTGCCTGTCACCACGAAGAATTCAGCAGGATAATCTACTTTTGTATTCCTGACTTCAGTATTCTCCAGCCTCGTGTGCTCGTTTCAAGTCTCAGCAATTCCCTTCATGAATAATGGTCAGGTCAAGCGAATAATTTTTGGCTAGTCACCGATAACTCGGACTTAAAATGCATAAAGATCATGAGGAATTGCCTGGAAGACTAGCTGACGATCACAAATCGAGTGAAGGGCTTTACCATCGAATGGAAGACTAGCTGACGATCACAAATCGAAAGGAAGACTAACTCTTTACCATCATACTTCTCTTTCCAGCTTCGATCTACCCGATCATGGAGAGCTTTAGAACAATGCAGcaaaactcaacttgagcaaaTGTAGAACTTAGGACAAGTGTTTGATGCTCTTGGTTGAGTTCAAGGCCATGCATGCTCTGCATGAATttaccttttcttctttttctctttttcctttttccttcctGTTTTGCCTGTCTCCTTAATTTGTAGGAGTCTTTCCTAAGAAGTGTTATTTCATACTCAAATTGAGATGCTACTCTCTTATCTCCTAAAGGAGTAAACATATTTGCACGAATACTTGCAGGAATTTTGTTGTTATCTTTCTTTCACGTTTCTAGTAAATTAAATAAGAAGCatgaaaacttttgaattcaCAGAACAAAAGCTACTAATGTCATATTCTGATTGCATGTCCGAAATGCCTGATTACTTGAATAGAGGAATAATATACTTTATATGCATCtataattagttttttttttccttttaaaggTTACATCAAATAAGCTAGCCGGTATTAATGTAGGATATATTATAGGAAGAGGTAACAAATTGATGGAGTGACATGGAAGACTCAATGTCATCATCTTCCTTGAACACAATCCAGAGCGTTAAGATacaattttaattaattaaaaaaaactaattaattCGTATTCTATGATTTGCAGTAATAAACTAAATGTACACATATGTAAAGGAAACACCTTAAGGTAAAACATCAATGGGTTATTCACACTTTTTAAAGGGTTATAGATAAATCTGTGATACTATTTTCAGCATGATGCGCTTGATTAGCAATGGATTGATTTTCTTGAATCAAGACAGTTCGTAAtcatattcttttttcttttttgataggAAGCAGACTAAAAGTtattattaaattaaatttgctGAAAATCGTCCAGCACCAATTGCTTTACAAAGTTTGGAGGTGGATTCCAGATGGAATAAACTAAATAGCCCGATTTAGCATAGCGTGCAAAAACATGAGCTACTTTATTACAATCCCTTGGAACCCAATAAAAATCAATAATTTGAGTGTCTAGCATTGCCTCCTTAACTCATCAGAAGCGTGTGCTGAAGCTCTTGCTTTCTGATGACGATTGAGGACGATCGGTCAACTATAAACTGTTCCATATGGAATAGTTCATAATCCTATTCTTGTTTATGTTAATGCCCAACCGCAGTCCTATATTACATGTATTAACACATCTGTACAATtgaatttcttcttctaaaCTCAATGGAACTAAGGTGGATTTGCAAAGGTTTCCCTAATTCAGTCTCGTGTTTGTAAAATCTCTCATTCAAATTAACAACCCTGATGCAAACCATACGTACTTGCATCACGTGACAGGATATGTGAATGTGACCTAGGAAGAATGAAGCCCATGGTCTGGAACCTGCTCAAAACTGCTCAAATCCTTGTTGCAATGTCAAACAGAATTTGCAAATGAAACGTGATGAATTTACCACAGGGCATCTCCAACTTCTTTTAACTTGAGCAAAAAGGTTCATGAAGAACAAAGCCCCTACAACTTACATTTGCACAAACAGTGAATCCAAGTCAAGGCACCTCAAAGAGATACCATTACAGAAAGGGTAGTGAAAAGACAACGGCATAATAGAAAAGTTGATAGAGTTGATACTACATCCAAGGCCTAAAATTGGAGACCATGTTCCCGAGCAGCATCAGCAAGTGCTTCAATACGTCCATGATAAGGGTAGCCACCTCGGTCAAAGGCCACTTTTGTAATCCCTTTCTCAAGACAGGACTTTGCAATTGCTTTGCCCACTTTCTTTGCCACATCCTAAACCAACAAATGCGTGGGCTATCAAAATAATACCAGCAAGTAGCAATAGATAGAGATAATGCAAATCGAGCATATGAAGTACTTGGGTTTTTGCATTTGTTTGTTCGCTGATTTCTTGTCCTAAAAATACAGAGCATTAATATCACCtatgttttctatttttatttattattcttttttgtGGGTCAGATAGAGGGATGATGATTAAGAAGTAGTGGAAATGGAATAAGTTCATGAGGATAACTAACACCTCATAAATCAAAAGTAAGATTTATCAGAACTATAAAAGCAGTGACTTTAAGCACAAACTCTAACTCTTGCAGTCTCCCCTGTCAAAACTATGAAAGTGATGTTGAAAGGAACTCAATACCAAACTTACTGTTGGAAGTCTGAAGTCACAGTAACTCTACATTGTTCGTAAACTCCACTGACCTATTTGAACAATCTGCCATACAACTTAGCTTAGACAAACTTCCTAAGCATCTTAGTCCACAGTCAAAACTGGTACTGCAGTTACTTGAAAAAGTTCTATAGGGTAGTATTATAAGTTCTTAAAAAATAACTCAACCGTTTCTGCTTATCAAGAAAGATATGAAGTGAACAAAATGCACAATTGTTAAggttggaaaagaagaaagtgtTCTAATGCATCTACCCATCGCCTTGTTCCTCTAAATTCATAACATGACACCCCAACAAagcaaatatttaaaaaaaggcAAAGTAAACAActctgaaaaaagaaaaggtcaagtaaagGGTAAAAGTACAGAAAAAAAAGTGGTAGTTGAAGGAAAGAAAACACATCAATAAGATCTTCCAAACTTTTCATACAAACTCAAGAAATGTTGTAAAGGAAACAAGGCAATATTACCATGTGATTTTAAAAGACTAATCCTCCTCAGCAAAGATCAGTAATGAAAAATCTCTTACCCTTTAAGCACTCTGTGAATATCTTTGAACTAGAAGATCCACCATACTCTTTGTTTTCTTAGTAAGGGGCCCAAAGTCATTTCAAGCAAGTGGATAAAAGCATTGTAGGATGCTTATTAGAGAAACTTATTCTCAGACAAGCACAAGATGAAAAAGCGATTGCTTTGAATCAACTACTACGGGCACTAAAACCTTCTTTCTGAACTTCCCCTTGGAGAATAATAGCAACAAACACTTCAATACTTGAAATGTACCCCACCCCATACTTGGGCTTTAAGATCAATCATAGAAGAAATAGATCACAACCAAGCTTACAATTGTGGGCAGCAGAGGGATTTGAAAGAAGGGCATAGAGACCAAGTCCTATGAGGGTGTTTAAGGTCATAAATTGGTGATATTGGTGATAAACAGTTCTGAGAATCTATCAGAATTGCAAAagtaaaaaacaataaaaaaataataaaaacaataaactTTTGCAAGCATAAAAAGATTTGTAAAACATTAATAAAATTACTTTGCAAAAGGGGCAGGAGAAACTTAAGACAGATTTCGCAAGAGCATAATAGCAGGAACAATTAAGCAACAGAATCATTGAATAAACTTCAATGTCCATTTCTTGAAACAATGTAGCAAAAGGATCAGTTTTAAGAAGGAAAAGAATCACCCCCAGTTAAAACAGATCACCACATTCAACCACATGACTTGAGAAAGGATAAATATTACCTAGCAAGAAGTTTCAATTAGATTGCTAATAGAGCTTTTAGGGTGCGTTATATCATGAACAACACAGCAGCAAAAGCAGTACTATAATACTAGCAGACAACAGCACTTTTAGAGATAACTAATAAGCGGGCCAAAACTGAAGAGATAGCTCAACTCAAATGCAAGCTGCAGACAGAAAATTACTATAACAGAAGTAAATCAGTATAACTAATTCGGGAACTTACAATAGTGGGAGCAGAGCTATAATTGAGATCATCGGAGATTGGCTTTTGCATTGTTGAAGCAGAAGCAAGAGTATGCATCTTCGAGTCATCAATTACCTGAACATACAGATGCTTATTGGATCGAAATACAGACAGTCTTGGTCTTTCTGGTGTCCCTTCAACCTATATTCCCAATGCacaaaaaaactaaaatgaaaattCAACTTAATTTCATCCACACACGATTCCTCAGCCGTGATATTTCTTTTACTAATCTAAGCAAATGGGTAGTGCACAATAAGTCAGAACTCCCAATGTTTCACACGATCCTCAGTCTTGATATCTTATGTTTTACTAATTTAAGCAAACGGGTATTGCACAATAAATCAGAATTCCCAATGTTTCACACGATTCCTCAGTCTTGATATCTTATCTTTTAGTAATTTAAGCAAATGGGTATTGCACAATAAATCAGAATTCCCAATGTTTCACACAAATCTTGATTCTTGATATGTTACTTTTTAGTATGTCATCTTTTAACCCGCAGCGTTTATGATACTTCCCCACTAGCCAATTCCCCCTCCCCATTAGCCATGATCAGTAGTCCAATTCCCCATCCCCAAAAGGCACGCCAGAGCCAAAAAAATTGGAATGCTCGAGCTGGAGCTCGGATAGGAAAAATAACAAGTTTTGTCACTTGGCCTTGTTAAATTTCTCTTGCAGTTTTGATTTGCAGTAGGAATATGACTACAGAGCATGAAATTGCAGTTTGAGTAAAAATAAAAgctaaaaaacaagaaaaagtacAGTTTTTTTACCTTCTTACGGATGCGCGAATGGCGGGCAGTGCGGTCCACTCTGCGGGTTCCGGCCTTGGCTTCAATGGAGAGAGCGT
It includes:
- the LOC113738507 gene encoding large ribosomal subunit protein uL18c-like isoform X1, with product MSCNATSLSFGLGFRTPKFASPFLPSPLRLSSFSTQWQPNALSIEAKAGTRRVDRTARHSRIRKKVEGTPERPRLSVFRSNKHLYVQVIDDSKMHTLASASTMQKPISDDLNYSSAPTIDVAKKVGKAIAKSCLEKGITKVAFDRGGYPYHGRIEALADAAREHGLQF
- the LOC113738507 gene encoding large ribosomal subunit protein uL18c-like isoform X2; this encodes MSCNATSLSFGLGFRTPKFASPFLPSPLRLSSFSTQWQPNALSIEAKAGTRRVDRTARHSRIRKKVIDDSKMHTLASASTMQKPISDDLNYSSAPTIDVAKKVGKAIAKSCLEKGITKVAFDRGGYPYHGRIEALADAAREHGLQF